A region from the Bacillus sp. BGMRC 2118 genome encodes:
- a CDS encoding YlmC/YmxH family sporulation protein, whose protein sequence is MLKISDFQLKDVVNVADGKKLGNINDLEINTTTGKIDSIIIATSAKMFGFFGKEEEVVIPWRNIVKIGADVILVRFYQSQEDYSEITN, encoded by the coding sequence ATGTTGAAGATATCTGACTTTCAGCTTAAGGACGTCGTAAACGTAGCCGATGGGAAGAAATTAGGAAATATTAATGATTTAGAAATTAATACAACGACAGGTAAAATTGATTCAATTATCATTGCAACTTCAGCAAAGATGTTCGGTTTTTTTGGCAAAGAAGAAGAGGTAGTCATTCCTTGGAGGAATATAGTGAAAATCGGTGCTGATGTTATTTTAGTTAGGTTTTATCAATCTCAAGAAGATTATAGTGAAATCACCAACTAA
- the pgeF gene encoding peptidoglycan editing factor PgeF → MEPFTMNQSDMMVIPEWQSMDSSLVVGFTTKNGGVSNAPYHTFNLGLHVNDNKEDVIDNRKKLARLTGFQLSQLVCSDQVHDANVLKVTSSDRGKGVLDYNSAIANTDGIYTDEPNLLLTSCYADCVPLYFYVPSSNIVGLAHAGWKGTVKKIASTMIHNLVEDEHVNTDDILAAIGPSIRDCCYIVDDVVINEVKKILGYKDLSVYHEVSAGQYRLNLAILNKLILIRAGVKSENISISSYCTSCEENLFFSHRRDKGKTGRMMSFIGYRED, encoded by the coding sequence ATGGAGCCTTTCACTATGAATCAATCTGATATGATGGTAATCCCCGAATGGCAAAGCATGGACTCATCTTTGGTTGTAGGATTTACAACGAAGAATGGAGGAGTAAGTAATGCACCTTATCATACCTTTAATTTAGGGCTACATGTTAATGACAATAAAGAAGACGTAATAGATAATAGAAAAAAATTAGCCCGCTTAACAGGATTTCAACTCTCACAACTTGTCTGTTCCGATCAAGTTCATGACGCAAATGTATTAAAGGTTACAAGCTCTGATCGAGGTAAAGGTGTACTGGACTATAATAGTGCCATTGCAAATACAGATGGCATATATACAGATGAGCCCAATCTTTTACTCACTTCTTGTTATGCAGACTGTGTTCCACTTTACTTTTACGTACCGAGCTCTAACATTGTTGGACTAGCCCATGCAGGATGGAAAGGGACTGTGAAAAAGATAGCCTCTACTATGATACATAACTTAGTAGAAGATGAACACGTTAACACAGATGATATACTAGCTGCTATAGGTCCTTCAATAAGGGATTGTTGCTATATTGTGGATGATGTTGTGATAAATGAAGTGAAAAAGATACTAGGATATAAAGATTTATCTGTGTATCATGAAGTTTCGGCTGGACAATATCGTTTAAATCTAGCAATATTGAATAAACTGATACTTATAAGAGCTGGTGTCAAGTCAGAAAATATTAGCATTTCATCCTATTGTACATCATGCGAAGAGAATTTATTTTTCTCACATCGTAGAGATAAAGGGAAGACTGGAAGAATGATGAGTTTTATAGGTTACAGGGAGGATTGA
- the spoIIGA gene encoding sigma-E processing peptidase SpoIIGA, which translates to MTVYLDAIWLLNFCIDASLLLLTAMILKRKVQKVRIIMSALIGSCIVLFILTPFFSIVSHPVVKLLFSVVMVLIAFGFKRFRYFFQALLTFYFSTFLLGGGMLGLHYFMKSDIEIWNGVVATKSTGFGSPVSWIFVFVSFPLLWYFSKTRLEDMEMKKVQYDQLVEISISIEEQTIMLRGLVDSGNQLYDPITKSPVMILDISRAKGFLPPEIIEKSDGLDSFTMSDSSHPWESRLRIIPYRGVGQQHEFLVAIKPDFVKIRQKEESIYVKKVLIGLSKSTLSSDDEFDCIVHPKMLMQSSIQTA; encoded by the coding sequence TTGACAGTCTATCTAGATGCGATCTGGTTATTAAACTTTTGCATCGACGCATCATTACTACTGTTAACTGCTATGATTTTAAAAAGAAAAGTCCAAAAAGTGCGTATTATTATGAGTGCACTGATTGGTTCCTGCATTGTTTTATTTATTCTCACACCGTTCTTTTCGATTGTGAGTCACCCTGTAGTAAAGCTATTATTCTCTGTTGTAATGGTTCTCATTGCATTTGGCTTTAAACGCTTTCGCTATTTCTTTCAGGCACTATTAACCTTTTACTTTTCAACATTTTTACTTGGAGGTGGTATGTTAGGTTTACATTACTTTATGAAATCGGATATTGAAATATGGAATGGGGTTGTGGCAACGAAGTCAACTGGATTTGGTAGTCCGGTCAGCTGGATTTTTGTTTTCGTCAGCTTCCCATTACTATGGTATTTCTCAAAAACCAGATTAGAAGATATGGAGATGAAAAAAGTTCAATATGACCAGTTAGTTGAAATCTCCATTTCAATAGAAGAACAGACGATCATGTTAAGAGGGCTAGTCGATAGTGGTAATCAACTTTATGATCCAATTACGAAATCCCCTGTAATGATCCTTGATATATCGAGAGCAAAGGGATTCTTACCACCAGAAATAATTGAAAAATCTGACGGCTTAGATTCATTTACAATGAGTGACTCTTCACATCCATGGGAATCCAGGTTACGAATTATTCCATATCGGGGAGTAGGACAACAACATGAATTTTTAGTTGCCATCAAGCCTGATTTTGTCAAAATTAGACAAAAAGAAGAATCCATCTATGTGAAGAAAGTGTTAATTGGTTTAAGTAAATCAACTTTATCATCTGATGATGAATTTGACTGTATTGTTCATCCAAAAATGCTAATGCAATCTTCAATACAAACTGCTTAA
- a CDS encoding DUF881 domain-containing protein: protein MKLKGKYVILSFVCLVLGFMISFSYQLTKTENQEEHVLTDKQWQREFEYRNTLISQEEINRNLQQELFQKQERVRKLEENLADEEKVLFNLVEDVEKLRMYVGEVKVKGKGIEVTLADSSYVPDQANVNNYIVHERHIQSVINELLVSGANAIAINGQRIFHNSFILCIGPVVSVDGTQHPAPFVVSAIGDPNVLDGALNITGGIKDQLVSENVNVKIEKKQQIVLDPLLGRE from the coding sequence ATGAAGCTGAAGGGTAAGTATGTAATCTTGTCCTTTGTTTGTTTAGTACTTGGATTTATGATTTCCTTTTCCTATCAGTTAACGAAAACAGAAAATCAAGAAGAGCATGTACTAACGGACAAGCAATGGCAGAGAGAATTTGAATATCGAAACACACTCATTAGTCAAGAAGAAATTAACCGAAATCTTCAACAAGAACTATTCCAAAAACAAGAACGAGTTCGTAAACTGGAGGAAAATTTAGCAGACGAAGAAAAGGTCTTATTTAATTTAGTTGAAGACGTGGAAAAGTTGAGAATGTATGTAGGGGAAGTGAAGGTTAAAGGAAAAGGTATTGAAGTTACCCTTGCTGATTCCTCTTACGTACCAGATCAGGCAAATGTAAATAATTATATTGTTCACGAAAGACATATTCAAAGTGTCATAAATGAACTGTTAGTTTCTGGTGCAAATGCAATTGCAATAAATGGTCAACGCATTTTCCATAATTCCTTTATTTTGTGTATTGGGCCAGTTGTTAGTGTAGATGGAACACAGCATCCTGCCCCATTTGTTGTCTCCGCAATAGGAGATCCTAATGTTCTGGACGGTGCACTTAATATAACAGGTGGAATAAAGGATCAGCTTGTAAGTGAAAATGTTAACGTGAAAATTGAAAAGAAACAGCAAATTGTATTAGATCCATTACTAGGAAGAGAATAG
- the ftsZ gene encoding cell division protein FtsZ: MLEFDTNLDSLATIKVIGVGGGGNNAVNRMIEHGVQGVEFIAVNTDAQALNLSKAEVRMQIGGKLTRGLGAGANPEVGKKAAEESREQLEEVLKGADMVFVTAGMGGGTGTGAAPVIAQIAREIGALTVGVVTRPFTFEGRKRSGQASGGISAMKEAVDTLIVIPNDRLLEIVDKNTPMLEAFREADNVLRQGVQGISDLIATPGLINLDFADVKTIMSNKGSALMGIGVSAGENRAAEAAKRAISSPLLEKSIDGAQGVLMNITGGSNLSLYEVQEAADIVASASDQDVNMIFGSVINDELKDEIIVTVIATGFDDSQPEPKQTRPSLQGGVKATPQTPHVKREVKREETPVQNQGEDTLDIPTFLRNRNRRR, from the coding sequence ATGTTAGAGTTCGATACAAATTTAGATTCATTGGCAACAATAAAGGTAATTGGTGTTGGTGGCGGTGGTAACAACGCAGTAAATCGAATGATTGAGCACGGAGTACAAGGTGTAGAATTTATTGCTGTTAACACAGATGCACAAGCTCTTAACCTTTCAAAAGCTGAAGTGAGAATGCAAATTGGCGGCAAGTTAACTAGAGGTTTAGGTGCGGGTGCAAACCCTGAAGTAGGTAAAAAAGCTGCTGAGGAAAGCAGAGAACAACTTGAAGAAGTATTAAAAGGCGCAGACATGGTATTCGTTACTGCTGGTATGGGTGGCGGAACAGGTACTGGTGCTGCACCAGTTATTGCACAAATTGCTCGTGAAATTGGTGCTCTAACTGTTGGTGTTGTGACAAGACCTTTCACATTTGAAGGTAGAAAGCGTTCTGGACAAGCTTCGGGTGGTATTTCAGCAATGAAAGAAGCAGTAGACACACTCATCGTAATACCGAACGATCGCTTATTAGAAATTGTTGATAAAAACACTCCTATGCTTGAAGCATTCCGTGAAGCGGATAACGTATTACGTCAAGGTGTTCAAGGTATCTCAGACTTAATTGCAACACCAGGCTTAATTAACCTTGACTTCGCGGACGTGAAAACAATCATGTCTAATAAAGGGTCTGCTCTTATGGGTATCGGTGTATCTGCTGGTGAAAATCGTGCAGCAGAAGCAGCGAAACGTGCAATCTCCAGTCCTCTACTAGAAAAGTCAATTGATGGAGCACAAGGTGTTCTTATGAATATTACAGGTGGTTCTAACTTGAGCCTATATGAAGTTCAAGAGGCTGCTGACATTGTGGCGTCTGCATCTGATCAAGATGTAAATATGATTTTCGGTTCTGTTATTAACGATGAGTTAAAGGACGAGATCATTGTCACTGTTATTGCAACTGGTTTTGATGACAGTCAACCTGAACCAAAGCAAACAAGACCATCACTTCAAGGCGGAGTAAAAGCAACACCACAAACTCCACATGTGAAGCGTGAGGTAAAACGTGAAGAAACTCCTGTTCAAAATCAAGGAGAAGACACATTGGATATCCCAACATTCTTACGTAATCGTAATCGTCGCAGATAA
- a CDS encoding cell division protein SepF, giving the protein MTMKSKLKSFFALEEDYDYNEQEDLYEEEEILPATRAKKHQVSNKQNVVNLQSVPKSVSKMSLFEPRSYSEAQEIADHLRNKRSVVINLQRISHDQAVRIVDFLSGTVYAVGGDMQKIGMNIFLCTPDNVDVSGNISNYEGDVELEY; this is encoded by the coding sequence ATGACAATGAAATCAAAATTAAAGAGTTTTTTTGCTTTAGAAGAGGATTATGATTACAATGAGCAAGAAGATTTATATGAGGAAGAAGAAATCCTTCCAGCAACACGTGCGAAGAAGCATCAAGTCAGCAACAAACAAAATGTTGTGAACCTTCAAAGTGTTCCAAAATCTGTATCCAAAATGAGTTTATTTGAGCCGAGATCGTATTCAGAAGCACAAGAGATTGCCGATCACTTGAGAAATAAACGCTCTGTAGTCATTAATTTACAAAGAATTTCTCATGATCAGGCAGTTCGTATTGTAGACTTCTTAAGCGGTACAGTCTATGCTGTCGGTGGGGACATGCAAAAAATCGGAATGAATATTTTCCTTTGTACGCCGGATAATGTAGACGTCTCTGGTAACATATCAAATTATGAAGGCGATGTAGAATTAGAATATTAA
- a CDS encoding YggT family protein, producing the protein MDTLLYFLLKLLEFYSYALIVYILLSWFPNARETGFGRFLARICEPYLEPFRKFIPPLGMIDISPIVAIFLLNFAREGLIALFRMLGLI; encoded by the coding sequence GTGGATACATTATTATATTTTTTACTTAAGCTTTTAGAGTTTTACTCTTATGCGTTAATAGTTTATATTTTGTTATCGTGGTTTCCTAATGCTAGAGAAACTGGATTCGGTAGATTTTTAGCAAGAATATGTGAACCTTATTTGGAGCCGTTTAGAAAGTTTATACCTCCATTAGGCATGATTGATATTTCACCTATCGTAGCTATCTTCTTATTGAATTTTGCTAGAGAAGGCTTAATTGCACTATTTAGAATGCTAGGATTAATCTAA
- a CDS encoding DUF881 domain-containing protein codes for MLAIQFQTTNEPIVRDTRDAWELREAIKVELEEQANLHREIRKYEQTIENYESKRRQSQEVTLRENLQELKEEAGLTDVSGPGMTITIQNMFEEPILGQPSPQISADLLRKLINELNINGAKHIAVSEQRYVNTSAIRDVNGNTNINNTRIPDVPVEVKVISEDVDRLYKRMVASESIHFEFEIEGLKLQISSPTNHIMIPAYDDTIRIKHMEPDSAKEGS; via the coding sequence ATGCTTGCTATTCAATTTCAAACTACTAATGAACCGATTGTAAGAGATACAAGAGATGCTTGGGAATTAAGAGAAGCAATTAAAGTTGAATTAGAAGAACAAGCCAATCTGCATCGAGAAATTCGAAAGTATGAACAAACAATCGAAAACTATGAGTCAAAAAGAAGACAAAGTCAAGAAGTAACATTACGGGAAAATCTGCAGGAGTTAAAGGAAGAAGCAGGGTTAACAGATGTCTCGGGTCCTGGGATGACGATTACGATACAAAATATGTTTGAAGAGCCAATTTTAGGCCAGCCAAGTCCACAAATATCTGCTGACTTGTTGAGAAAGCTGATTAATGAATTAAATATTAATGGTGCAAAACATATTGCTGTAAGTGAGCAAAGGTATGTGAATACTTCAGCTATAAGAGATGTAAATGGCAATACCAATATTAATAATACAAGGATTCCGGATGTACCCGTTGAAGTTAAGGTTATTTCTGAGGATGTAGATCGACTGTATAAGAGAATGGTTGCCTCAGAATCCATACACTTTGAATTTGAAATTGAAGGGCTAAAGCTTCAGATTTCTTCTCCGACCAATCATATTATGATTCCGGCATACGATGATACAATACGGATTAAACATATGGAACCAGATAGCGCGAAGGAGGGATCTTAA
- the ftsA gene encoding cell division protein FtsA, producing MNSNEIFVSLDIGTSNVKVIIGEMLNDNLNIIGVGNVKSEGLRKGTIVDIDETVHSIKKAIEQAERMVGIKLNRVVVGVAGNHIHLQPCHGVVAVSSENREITNEDITRVIDAAQVISIPPEREIIDVIPRQFIVDGLDEINDPRGMIGVRLEMEGTIITGSKTVLHNLLRCVERAGLEITDICLQPLATGSISLSKDEKNLGVALLDIGGGSTNISVFDQGTLLSTSVIPIGGEHITKDLSIGLRTSTEDAEKIKIKHGHAFYDTASEEEVFSVPIIGSDQHQQFSQLEISDIIEARLEEIFELAGEELRKQGVKELPGGFVLTGGVVSMPGVLELAQVVLRGNMRIAVPDYIGVREPQYTTGVGLIQFAYKNAKLQGKKIGDSVNVEVAEKKVQKNQPVKKAKSQDENIQNKVKKFFGYFFE from the coding sequence GTGAACAGCAACGAGATTTTTGTCAGTCTTGACATCGGTACATCCAATGTAAAAGTGATCATTGGTGAAATGCTTAATGATAACTTAAATATTATTGGAGTGGGGAATGTAAAATCTGAAGGGTTACGAAAAGGTACTATTGTAGATATAGACGAAACCGTTCATTCTATTAAAAAGGCAATTGAGCAAGCAGAACGTATGGTTGGAATTAAACTAAATCGTGTAGTTGTAGGAGTAGCTGGAAATCATATACACTTACAGCCGTGTCACGGTGTAGTTGCCGTATCAAGTGAAAACCGTGAAATCACAAATGAGGATATCACAAGAGTAATTGACGCAGCCCAAGTCATTTCTATTCCGCCTGAGAGAGAAATCATTGATGTCATTCCACGTCAATTTATCGTCGATGGATTAGATGAAATCAATGATCCGCGTGGTATGATTGGTGTCCGCTTAGAAATGGAAGGAACCATTATTACTGGTTCTAAAACAGTTTTACATAATTTATTACGTTGTGTAGAACGTGCGGGATTAGAAATAACAGATATATGTTTACAACCACTTGCAACAGGATCAATTTCATTATCAAAAGATGAAAAAAATCTGGGAGTAGCTTTACTAGATATCGGTGGAGGATCAACTAACATTTCAGTATTTGATCAAGGAACGCTACTATCCACTTCTGTTATTCCTATTGGTGGTGAACATATTACCAAGGATTTATCAATTGGTCTTCGTACCTCCACAGAGGATGCTGAAAAGATTAAAATAAAACATGGACATGCTTTTTATGATACAGCTTCAGAAGAAGAAGTATTTAGTGTTCCGATTATCGGCAGTGATCAACACCAGCAGTTTAGTCAATTGGAGATTTCAGATATTATTGAAGCAAGATTAGAAGAGATTTTTGAATTAGCCGGTGAAGAGCTAAGAAAGCAAGGAGTAAAGGAACTCCCTGGCGGCTTCGTCTTAACAGGTGGAGTGGTATCAATGCCGGGTGTATTGGAACTTGCTCAAGTTGTGCTACGAGGAAATATGCGAATTGCCGTACCTGATTATATCGGTGTTCGTGAACCTCAATACACAACCGGCGTCGGGTTAATACAATTTGCATATAAAAATGCTAAATTACAAGGTAAAAAAATTGGTGATTCTGTCAATGTAGAAGTAGCAGAAAAGAAGGTACAGAAAAACCAGCCAGTAAAGAAAGCGAAGTCACAAGATGAAAATATTCAAAACAAAGTAAAGAAGTTTTTCGGATATTTCTTCGAGTAA
- a CDS encoding YggS family pyridoxal phosphate-dependent enzyme, which translates to MSVKENLQHIQENIVNACKRVNRNPDEVSIIAVTKYVSTDTAREALEAGVIQLGENREEGILQKKKELGELPTWHFIGSLQTRKVKNIVNEVSYIHSLDRMSLAAEIQKRSEKQVNCFVQVNTSGEDSKHGLSIEDVLPFIKEVSQFDKIRIVGLMTMAPFTDDEKVIRNCFSSLRIMKEDVQELNLEHAPCTELSMGMSNDYEIAIEEGATYIRIGTSLVGKEF; encoded by the coding sequence TTGTCTGTTAAAGAAAACTTACAACACATTCAAGAGAATATTGTAAATGCTTGTAAAAGGGTTAACCGTAATCCTGATGAAGTCTCGATTATTGCTGTTACGAAGTATGTAAGTACAGACACAGCTAGGGAAGCCTTGGAAGCTGGAGTTATTCAACTTGGTGAAAATAGAGAAGAAGGAATCTTGCAAAAGAAAAAAGAATTAGGAGAACTTCCTACATGGCATTTCATAGGTTCCCTTCAAACCAGAAAAGTAAAAAATATCGTCAATGAAGTGAGCTACATTCATTCATTAGACAGAATGTCTTTAGCTGCTGAAATTCAAAAGAGATCTGAAAAGCAGGTCAATTGTTTTGTTCAAGTAAATACTTCAGGAGAAGATTCGAAGCATGGACTATCTATAGAGGATGTCCTTCCATTTATAAAAGAAGTATCCCAGTTTGATAAGATTAGAATTGTTGGTTTAATGACGATGGCCCCTTTTACAGATGATGAAAAAGTGATAAGAAACTGCTTTTCCTCACTAAGAATCATGAAAGAAGACGTACAAGAATTGAACTTAGAGCATGCACCTTGTACTGAACTCTCGATGGGAATGTCAAACGACTATGAAATTGCGATTGAAGAAGGTGCAACATACATACGTATTGGAACATCATTAGTAGGAAAGGAATTTTAG
- a CDS encoding cell division protein FtsQ/DivIB: MENGKVLTLEDRIPKLKQQRRQKANRRLIFYVSIFFLLIIGILYLQSPLSHVNHVEVRGNVHVHSEEIVSLSDITNQTSFWNLDNDLIKDKIMKNEQIKSVTIERKLPNSVEIVVSEMKRVAYAINEGKYFPILENGNVLKSSESTSFPSDAPILMDWKPGEELQEMASELSKLTPAIVNSISEIHHTPEDADSLHITLFMNDGREVSATITDFAQKMSAYPAIVNQLDPELRGVIHMEVAYYFESYEQPATEESTTTNETESVDENEEDENQ; this comes from the coding sequence ATGGAGAACGGGAAAGTCCTTACACTGGAAGATCGAATTCCGAAGCTTAAGCAGCAGAGAAGACAAAAGGCAAATCGGAGACTCATTTTTTATGTGTCTATATTTTTTCTATTAATAATCGGGATCTTGTATCTCCAATCACCTCTTAGTCATGTGAATCATGTTGAAGTGAGAGGGAATGTTCATGTACATAGTGAAGAAATCGTATCGCTGTCTGACATTACGAATCAGACAAGCTTCTGGAATTTAGATAACGATTTAATAAAAGATAAAATAATGAAGAACGAACAAATTAAAAGTGTCACAATCGAACGAAAGCTACCCAATTCAGTAGAAATCGTAGTCTCGGAAATGAAACGGGTTGCTTATGCCATCAATGAGGGGAAGTATTTTCCAATCTTAGAAAATGGAAATGTATTGAAATCAAGTGAAAGTACATCATTTCCTTCGGATGCCCCAATCTTAATGGATTGGAAACCAGGTGAGGAATTACAAGAGATGGCATCGGAGCTGTCAAAACTAACACCTGCAATTGTAAATTCTATTTCTGAAATTCACCATACGCCAGAGGATGCGGACTCATTGCATATTACATTGTTTATGAATGATGGTCGTGAAGTGAGTGCAACGATTACAGACTTTGCCCAAAAGATGAGTGCGTATCCTGCGATTGTAAACCAGTTAGACCCAGAATTAAGAGGAGTGATTCATATGGAGGTTGCCTATTATTTTGAATCATATGAGCAGCCTGCAACCGAAGAATCAACGACAACTAACGAAACAGAATCTGTAGATGAAAATGAGGAAGATGAAAACCAATGA
- the sigE gene encoding RNA polymerase sporulation sigma factor SigE, whose protein sequence is MQHWKIHLTVWWYKLLMKFGLKTDEIYYIGGSEALPPPLTKEEEEVLLKKLPQGDKATRSILIERNLRLVVYIARKFENTGINIEDLISIGTIGLIKAVNTFNPEKKIKLATYASRCIENEILMYLRRNNKIRSEVSFDEPLNIDWDGNELLLSDVLGTEEDIITKDLEANVEKKLLIKALDQLNDREKQIMELRFGLIGGEEKTQKDVADMLGISQSYISRLEKRIIKRLRKEFNKMV, encoded by the coding sequence ATGCAACATTGGAAGATTCACCTTACAGTATGGTGGTATAAGCTTTTAATGAAATTTGGATTGAAAACTGACGAAATTTATTATATTGGTGGTAGTGAGGCGCTCCCACCACCATTAACTAAAGAAGAGGAAGAAGTATTATTAAAGAAGCTTCCTCAAGGTGATAAGGCAACACGGTCCATCCTAATAGAACGTAATCTTCGCTTAGTTGTATATATTGCCCGAAAGTTTGAGAATACAGGGATTAATATAGAAGACTTAATTAGTATTGGAACCATTGGTTTAATTAAAGCAGTCAATACGTTTAATCCTGAAAAGAAAATTAAACTTGCAACATATGCGTCTCGTTGTATTGAAAATGAAATCTTAATGTATCTTCGACGAAATAATAAAATCCGCTCGGAAGTGTCCTTTGATGAGCCTCTAAATATTGATTGGGATGGAAATGAATTATTGTTATCAGATGTTCTAGGAACGGAAGAGGACATTATCACTAAAGATCTGGAAGCAAATGTAGAAAAGAAGTTATTAATAAAAGCACTGGATCAATTGAATGACCGTGAAAAACAAATTATGGAGCTTCGCTTTGGACTTATTGGTGGAGAAGAAAAGACACAAAAAGATGTAGCTGATATGTTGGGCATTTCACAGAGTTATATATCGAGATTAGAAAAGAGAATCATTAAAAGGCTACGTAAAGAATTCAATAAAATGGTGTAG
- the sigG gene encoding RNA polymerase sporulation sigma factor SigG, producing the protein MTRNKVEICGVDTSKLPVLKNDVMRELFKKMQNGDISAREELVNGNLRLVLSVIQRFNNRGEYVDDLFQVGCIGLMKSIDNFDLSQNVKFSTYAVPMIIGEIRRYLRDNNPIRVSRSLRDIAYKALQVRERLMSETSKEPTAVEIAKELGVPHEEIVFALDAIQDPVSLFEPIYNDGGDPIYVMDQLSDDKNKDIQWIEELALKEGMRRLNDREKLILRKRFFQGKTQMEVAEEIGISQAQVSRLEKAAIRQMNKNIQS; encoded by the coding sequence TTGACTCGAAATAAAGTAGAAATTTGTGGTGTAGACACTTCCAAACTTCCAGTACTAAAGAATGATGTAATGAGAGAGCTTTTCAAGAAAATGCAAAATGGAGATATTTCAGCAAGAGAAGAATTAGTAAATGGAAATCTCCGTCTTGTACTAAGCGTCATACAGCGATTCAACAATAGAGGAGAATATGTTGATGATTTATTCCAAGTTGGCTGCATTGGACTAATGAAATCCATTGATAACTTTGATTTAAGCCAAAATGTAAAGTTCTCAACATATGCTGTACCTATGATAATTGGGGAAATTAGACGTTATCTACGTGATAATAACCCAATTAGAGTATCGAGATCATTAAGAGACATTGCTTATAAAGCTCTTCAAGTTAGGGAGCGATTAATGAGCGAAACTTCAAAGGAACCTACAGCTGTTGAAATTGCCAAGGAGTTAGGTGTACCTCATGAAGAAATCGTTTTTGCTCTTGATGCGATACAGGATCCAGTCTCTCTATTTGAACCCATTTATAATGACGGTGGCGATCCGATATATGTCATGGATCAATTAAGTGATGACAAAAATAAGGATATTCAATGGATTGAAGAACTCGCATTAAAAGAAGGAATGAGACGTCTAAATGACCGTGAAAAGCTTATTTTACGGAAACGTTTCTTCCAAGGTAAAACACAAATGGAAGTTGCTGAAGAAATTGGAATCTCTCAAGCTCAAGTATCCAGGCTAGAAAAAGCAGCAATTAGACAAATGAATAAAAACATTCAATCATAG
- a CDS encoding DUF1290 domain-containing protein — protein MWLPLLGLILGIILGLLSEIRIPDEYSNYLSIAVLASLDTLFGGIRAHLQNLYDEKVFVSGFFFNIILAASLAFLGVHIGVDLYLAAVFAFGVRLFQNIAVIRRILIAKWSSAREKVEKS, from the coding sequence ATGTGGCTTCCACTCCTAGGATTAATTTTAGGTATTATACTTGGACTATTATCAGAAATTAGAATTCCTGATGAATACTCCAATTATTTATCAATAGCAGTTTTAGCATCATTAGATACTTTGTTTGGGGGAATACGTGCTCACTTACAAAATTTATATGATGAAAAGGTTTTTGTATCAGGGTTTTTCTTTAATATTATTCTTGCAGCAAGTTTAGCTTTTCTTGGTGTGCATATTGGTGTAGACTTGTATTTGGCTGCAGTTTTTGCCTTTGGAGTAAGACTATTCCAAAATATTGCAGTCATTAGACGTATTTTAATTGCAAAATGGTCTAGCGCAAGAGAAAAAGTAGAAAAAAGTTAA